A section of the Triticum dicoccoides isolate Atlit2015 ecotype Zavitan chromosome 7A, WEW_v2.0, whole genome shotgun sequence genome encodes:
- the LOC119330580 gene encoding glycerophosphodiester phosphodiesterase GDPD2-like isoform X1 — translation MALPATTPRAAVRCPIAACAPTPPVTAGGRPRELPFALLAERGMVVGGHRGMGMNAVGAPPGARVGAARERENTLLSFGRAAEHAAVAFVEFDVQVTKDGCPVIFHDDFILTQKTEVLYERRVTDLLLDEFLSYGVQKEPHKVSKPLLRRMEDGRVLAWSTEEDDYLCTLQEVFEHVSPHLGFNIELKFDDNIIYPGVNLNRALQAVLQVVFQYAGNRPLFFSTFQPDAARITRELQSVYPVLFLTEGGTAKHDDRRRNSVDNAIQVCQEYDLHGVVSEVRGVLKNPSAILKAQESNLAILTYGQLNNVREAVYIQYLMGVNGVIVDLVEEISNAVADFSKPDLGQSTFSNSVDICRKHESFSQQQLGFLLRLIPELIQQPH, via the exons ATGGCGCTCCCGGCGACGACCCCGCGCGCGGCGGTGCGGTGTCCGATCGCGGCGTGCGCGCCCACGCCCCCGGTGACGGCCGGAGGGAGGCCCCGGGAGCTGCCGTTCGCGCTGCTGGCGGAGCGGGGGATGGTGGTGGGGGGTCACCGCGGGATGGGGATGAACGCGGTGGGGGCGCCGCCCGGGGCGCGCGTCGGGGCGGCGAGGGAGCGGGAGAACACGCTGCTCTCATTCGGCCGCGCCGCCGAGCACGCCGCCGTCGCCTTCGTCGAGTTCGACGTCCAG GTTACAAAAGATGGCTGCCCAGTTATCTTCCACGATGATTTTATCCTCACCCAAAAAACT GAGGTTTTGTATGAAAGGCGCGTGACCGATCTTCTTCTGGACGAATTCCTTTCATATGGGGTACAAAAAGAGCCGCACAAG GTCTCCAAGCCCCTACTTAGACGGATGGAAGATGGCAGAGTCCTTGCTTGGAGCACCGAAGAAGATGATTATCTCTGCACATTGCAGGAAGTCTTCGAACATGTCAGTCCCCATCTGGGATTTAACATCGAACTAAAGTTTGATGACAACATTATCTATCCGGGCGTCAACCTTAACCGTGCTCTTCAAGCTGTACTGCAA GTTGTTTTTCAGTATGCTGGCAACAGACCACTCTTTTTCTCAACATTCCAACCTGATGCCGCACGGATAACACGTGAACTCCAAAGTGTATACCCT GTACTGTTCTTAACAGAAGGGGGAACAGCCAAACACGATGATAGGAGAAGGAACTCAGTCGACAATGCTATCCAAGTGTGCCAAGAGTATGACTTGCATGGGGTTGTGTCAGAAGTCAGAGGAGTTCTAAAAAATCCCTCTGCGATCCTAAAAGCACAAGAATCCAACCTTGCTATTCTCACCTATGGGCAGCTCAA TAATGTGCGGGAGGCTGTTTACATCCAGTATCTAATGGGTGTGAATGGTGTCATTGTTGATCTAGTGGAGGAGATATCCAATGCTGTTGCAGATTTCAGTAAACCAGACCTCGGCCAGAGCACATTCAGTAACAGTGTTGACATATGCAGAAAACATGAGTCGTTCTCACAGCAGCAGCTGGGGTTCCTGCTCCGGCTTATACCTGAACTGATTCAGCAACCACACTAA
- the LOC119330580 gene encoding glycerophosphodiester phosphodiesterase GDPD2-like isoform X2 encodes MALPATTPRAAVRCPIAACAPTPPVTAGGRPRELPFALLAERGMVVGGHRGMGMNAVGAPPGARVGAARERENTLLSFGRAAEHAAVAFVEFDVQVTKDGCPVIFHDDFILTQKTEVLYERRVTDLLLDEFLSYGVQKEPHKVSKPLLRRMEDGRVLAWSTEEDDYLCTLQEVFEHVSPHLGFNIELKFDDNIIYPGVNLNRALQAVLQVVFQYAGNRPLFFSTFQPDAARITRELQSVYPVLFLTEGGTAKHDDRRRNSVDNAIQVCQEYDLHGVVSEVRGVLKNPSAILKAQESNLAILTYGQLK; translated from the exons ATGGCGCTCCCGGCGACGACCCCGCGCGCGGCGGTGCGGTGTCCGATCGCGGCGTGCGCGCCCACGCCCCCGGTGACGGCCGGAGGGAGGCCCCGGGAGCTGCCGTTCGCGCTGCTGGCGGAGCGGGGGATGGTGGTGGGGGGTCACCGCGGGATGGGGATGAACGCGGTGGGGGCGCCGCCCGGGGCGCGCGTCGGGGCGGCGAGGGAGCGGGAGAACACGCTGCTCTCATTCGGCCGCGCCGCCGAGCACGCCGCCGTCGCCTTCGTCGAGTTCGACGTCCAG GTTACAAAAGATGGCTGCCCAGTTATCTTCCACGATGATTTTATCCTCACCCAAAAAACT GAGGTTTTGTATGAAAGGCGCGTGACCGATCTTCTTCTGGACGAATTCCTTTCATATGGGGTACAAAAAGAGCCGCACAAG GTCTCCAAGCCCCTACTTAGACGGATGGAAGATGGCAGAGTCCTTGCTTGGAGCACCGAAGAAGATGATTATCTCTGCACATTGCAGGAAGTCTTCGAACATGTCAGTCCCCATCTGGGATTTAACATCGAACTAAAGTTTGATGACAACATTATCTATCCGGGCGTCAACCTTAACCGTGCTCTTCAAGCTGTACTGCAA GTTGTTTTTCAGTATGCTGGCAACAGACCACTCTTTTTCTCAACATTCCAACCTGATGCCGCACGGATAACACGTGAACTCCAAAGTGTATACCCT GTACTGTTCTTAACAGAAGGGGGAACAGCCAAACACGATGATAGGAGAAGGAACTCAGTCGACAATGCTATCCAAGTGTGCCAAGAGTATGACTTGCATGGGGTTGTGTCAGAAGTCAGAGGAGTTCTAAAAAATCCCTCTGCGATCCTAAAAGCACAAGAATCCAACCTTGCTATTCTCACCTATGGGCAGCTCAAGTAA